The Pyrus communis unplaced genomic scaffold, drPyrComm1.1 SCAFFOLD_19, whole genome shotgun sequence genome window below encodes:
- the LOC137724088 gene encoding uncharacterized protein, whose protein sequence is MTNISRSPFTDKIEQAEPPHKFSMPHFTFFKGDEDPKKHLKHYQSAMILYRNNDDLMCKIFSITLQGEAHDWFYTLPPQFIRSFDELSLVFTKEYSSYRSIKKKSDHLFNVKKNPKESLRDYVKRFKVKKAKIVGCNDSIAREAFQIGILADHPLFEKLIMKEDLTLADFFALAKKYALWDEARQCTFKDLKKYPTSLPYHPNPK, encoded by the coding sequence atgaccaacataagcaggtcacccttcacggacaagatcgagcaggcagagcctccacacaagttcagcatgccacatttcacatttttcaaagGGGATGAAGACCCGAAGAAACACTTAAAGCACTATCAAAGCGCAATGATCCTTTATCGAAATAACGACGAtcttatgtgcaagatatttTCCATCACTCTACAAGGCGAGGCGCATGATTGGTTCTACACCCTACCGCCACAATTTATCCGAAGTTTCGacgaactttctttggtttttaccaaagaatattcatcctatCGCTCGATCAAAAAGAAGTCTGACCATTTGTTCAAtgtcaagaagaacccaaaagagtcgcttcgtgactatgtgaagaggttcaaagtaaagaaggcaaagatagtcgGATGCAACGACTCGATAGCTAGAGAAGCCTTCCAAATAGGAATTCTAGCAGACCACCCGCTATTCgaaaaattgatcatgaaagaagatctaactctggcaGATTTTTTCGCTCTGGCAAAGAAGTATGCACTTTGGGATGAGGCTCGCCAATGCACattcaaggacttgaagaagtacccGACATCACTTCCCTACCATCCAAACCCAAAGTAG